From one Culex quinquefasciatus strain JHB chromosome 3, VPISU_Cqui_1.0_pri_paternal, whole genome shotgun sequence genomic stretch:
- the LOC6051544 gene encoding putative metabolite transport protein YncC produces MAAITLEPPPHAIELKKRSHSYEEALELAGFGPAQYVLTFLSGCCLMAAMNESIVISFVLSAGHCDLGLDARQVGMIGGVIFLGIMLSSFFWGYQADTRGRKTVLQCALFATTACSVASSFATGFTSMALLRFAAGMCVSASSAIAYTYLGEFCTGQRRGQMVAYAAMMISFGIVYGASISWWILSYDWRVQLTDSFVYRPWRLLFILCTIPGFLVGVAFYCLPESPKFLLSQNRSTEALQVLTKMYQLNNGREKYYEVYELTPEVGVSMTTKKGWDGVRQSLKDQTAPLLERPYLGYFAICCTNCIISFAIYGGFCLWFPQIMNQVLSDTSGKGTVACKVLQGNKSDQNQNDTQCSETIQQETFYYTIVLGFIGMFCSLVLSLVLRRVSSKPVMIFNMAIAGTAGILLQFVTNSYAVAVLFSVEIMFCAMGVTLINASAVSLFPTHVKGMATSLINMTGRFSTFLFSSVVGMLMAQSCHLTFYVLSGLLFLSSALTLLLP; encoded by the exons ATGGCAGCCATTACGCTTGAACCGCCACCGCACGCCATCGAACTCAAGAAGCGCTCGCACAGCTACGAGGAAGCGCTCGAGTTGGCCGGATTCGGACCGGCCCAGTACGTGCTGACGTTTTTGTCCGGTTGCTGCCTGATGGCCGCCATGAACGAGTCAATCGTGATCAGCTTCGTGCTGTCGGCGGGTCATTGTGACCTGGGGCTGGATGCCCGCCAGGTGGGGATGATTGGCGGGGTTATTTTTCTGG GAATCATGCTATCGTCGTTTTTTTGGGGGTATCAGGCGGATACTCGCGGTCGGAAGACGGTTCTGCAGTGCGCCCTGTTTGCCACCACGGCATGTTCGGTAGCTTCGAGCTTTGCCACCGGGTTCACGTCCATGGCGTTGTTGAGGTTCGCGGCTGGGATGTGTGTCTCGGCTTCGTCGGCCATTGCTTACACCTATTTGGGGGAGTTTTGCACGGGACAACGGAGAGGACAAATGGTGGCGTACGCCGCCATGATGATCTCCTTTGGAATCGTGTATGGAGCTT CTATTAGTTGGTGGATCCTGTCGTACGACTGGCGAGTTCAGCTCACCGATTCCTTCGTGTACCGACCGTGGCGATTGCTGTTCATCCTGTGCACAATCCCTGGCTTCTTGGTGGGCGTTGCGTTCTACTGCCTGCCGGAAAGTCCCAAATTTTTGCTCTCTCAAAATCGATCGACCGAGGCGTTGCAGGTCCTCACGAAGATGTATCAGCTCAACAATGGTCGTGAAAAGTACTACGAAGTGTACGAACTAACGCCGGAGGTTGGCGTTAGCATGACCACGAAGAAAGGATGGGACGGCGTTCGGCAATCGTTGAAGGATCAAACTGCTCCCCTGCTGGAACGGCCGTATTTGGGTTATTTCGCGATTTGTTGCACAAATTGCATCATTTCGTTTGCCAT CTACGGAGGATTCTGTCTCTGGTTCCCACAAATCATGAACCAAGTCCTGTCGGATACCTCCGGCAAGGGTACCGTAGCCTGCAAAGTTCTCCAAGGAAACAAATCAGATCAAAACCAGAACGACACGCAGTGCAGCGAGACGATCCAGCAGGAAACCTTCTACTACACGATCGTTCTCGGATTCATCGGAATGTTCTGCAGTCTGGTCCTATCGCTGGTCTTGCGACGGGTTTCCAGCAAACCGGTGATGATCTTCAACATGGCCATAGCTGGAACCGCCGGCATCCTGCTCCAGTTCGTGACCAACAGTTACGCGGTGGCGGTGCTCTTCAGCGTCGAGATCATGTTCTGCGCGATGGGCGTTACGCTGATCAACGCCTCGGCAGTTTCTCTTTTCCCGACGCACGTAAAGGGAATGGCCACCTCGTTGATCAACATGACGGGACGGTTCAGCACGTTCCTGTTTTCATCCGTTGTTGGTATGCTGATGGCTCAGAGCTGTCATTTGACGTTCTACGTACTAAGCGGACTTTTGTTCCTGAGTTCGGCACTGACTCTTCTCTTACCGTGA